The Nitrospira sp. genome contains a region encoding:
- a CDS encoding DUF3015 family protein, giving the protein MRTLIGSVVIAGASMMLGLTGCTLKATFNQTTDTTSNITGTTSGAAWWSEDGQIKPDFKAAAFVSFNQENLQQDLAAGRGEYLASMGRLLGVPGDRQSAFFSAAQAGYAETVGKDSTSLLAQLRDISKAFAR; this is encoded by the coding sequence AGGCAGTGTCGTGATCGCCGGTGCAAGCATGATGCTCGGACTCACAGGTTGCACCCTCAAGGCTACCTTCAATCAGACCACCGACACGACCTCCAATATCACCGGCACGACATCCGGAGCTGCCTGGTGGAGTGAAGATGGTCAGATCAAGCCGGACTTCAAAGCGGCGGCTTTTGTATCCTTCAATCAAGAAAACCTACAGCAAGATCTGGCGGCAGGGCGGGGAGAATATCTCGCATCGATGGGCAGGCTGTTGGGAGTTCCCGGGGATCGCCAATCGGCATTTTTCTCCGCGGCCCAGGCAGGTTATGCCGAAACAGTAGGCAAGGATTCCACCTCGCTGCTGGCGCAGCTCAGGGACATATCCAAGGCATTCGCCCGATAG